TTGGCACAGCACGCTCTTGAAAATGCTGCGCGAGGGTGCTCAGGGCCTGTTGCATCTCAGGACCTTTCATGGGCTTGCCGTGGCCTGCAGCCACCACTTCAGGGTGAAGCTCTGAGAGGGCCTCTACAGATGTTCTGGCCTGCTTCCAGTCGGGCGTGAAGTATTTGGGTGGCCCGGAGATCTCTTCCCTGTAAGTGAGGGCAGAGAAAGCCGATTCCTGTCTGGTGGTCACAAAAGCGTCTCCGACAATCAGGGATCGGTCACTTTCCCGGAAAAACGACACATGGCCCGGGCTGTGTCCGGGGGTGTGAATCCACCGCCACTCTGGAAGTCCGGGAACACTCCCATCTTCTGGTAGGGCCTGAAGGTGCTCAGAGATGTCAATGGGCCGCTTGGGATAGGTGAAAGACATCCACGCCATCATCCCTCCACCCACGGTGGGGTCTGGGGGTGGATAGGAGGAGGTGCCATTCAGGTAAGGCACTTCCAGTGGGTGGGCGTAAACCGGAACCTCCCACTCTTTCAGCAGGTCACCCAGTGCTCCCCGGTGATCGAAGTGCCCGTGGGTCATCACAATGGCTGAGGGTTTGACCCCGGGGCCAAAGAGGGTGGAAGCCACCTCCTTGATTTTGGGCGCAGAGGCGGGCATTCCAGCATCGATGAGGACCCAGCTGTGGTCTGTCGGGTTCTGCACGAAATACACGTTGACGAACAGGATTTTCAGGCCCCAGACATGGGGAGCCACCTCGAAATACATCTGTGCATTGGGCTGTACCGAATCCTGCGGTGAAACCTGGATTGATTCTGTCATGCTTTCAGGGTAGTCCTGTGGTGCAATCCTGGACATAAGAAATCCGACAGTTGCCCCTGCTGGTCCTGTGAAAGTCAGGTTTCGTTTTTTTCAAATTGCCCGGACCACCTGCATTCTATCGGGTCCTTTTCAAGAAGACATGGACACAAATTTGTCCGAGTCCCACCTGCTTGGACAGCGCACCTTGACTCCTGGCACAGAATGCAGATAATGAAAATAACGAAGGAAATGAAAGATGCCATCCCCACCATGAACACCCTGAAGTCCAGTCCACCGCTCACCTGCAAACCTTGCCGCTGAAGGACTGCACCGGACACCCCCCAGGGCATCCTCTGGTCAGAAAGGACCCCCATGTTCAAGAAAACCCTCACCAAACCCGATGGCCGCACCCTGTGGCTGTATGGCCGTCAGGACTTTGAGCACGCCGCCGCAGTGAGCCCCAGCAATGAGCCTGTGGTGGCCAATCCTCACATGCGTTTTCATCCCCTCAGGCAGGAATGGGTGCTGTACGCCAGCCACCGCCAGAATCGCACCTTCATGCCCCCACCGGAGTACAATCCGCTTGCTCCCACCCGCGACCCGGAGAACCCCACCGAGCTTCCAGAGGGCAGTTATGACATTGCGGTGTTTCAGAACCGCTTTCCCAGCATGGCCCTGGAATCCCACAACCCTCCAGCTCTGGAAGGCACCCTGACCGAGGCAGCAAACGGCACCTGCGAGGTGGTGGTGTTCACCCAGGATGCCAACACCCTGCTCTCCAGCCTGACCGAAGACCACATTGACCTGCTTTTGCAGGTGTGGGCAGACCGCACCACCGAACTGGGCAAACTGGACAACATCCAGTACGTGCTCCCCTTCGAAAACAAGGGGGTGGAGGTGGGCGTGACCCTGCACCACCCGCACGGCCAGATCTACGCCTACCCTTTCATTCCCCCCATCCAGCAAAAAGCCCTGGAGGCTTCCCGCCTTTACCTGCAAGAACACGGCCAGAACCTCGGTGAAGCGCTGGTCCAGACCGAACTGAAGGAAAAAGGGCGTCTGGTGCATGAAGGCAAACACAGCGTGTCCTTCATTCCACCTTTTGCCCGTTACCCATACGAAACCTGGATCATGCCAAAAACAGCGGCCCCTTACCTGTCCAGCCTGAGCACGGAAGCCCGACAGGACTTTGCCCGCACCCTTAAAGACACCCTGTACCGTCTGGACCACCTGTTCAGCCGTCCGATGCCCTACCTGATGACCATTCATCAGGCCCCCACCGACGGTCAGGACCACCCGGAGTGGCCCCTGCACATTGAAATCTACCCTGCTCTGCGTGCCGAAAACCGCCTGAAGTTCCTGGCGGGCACCGAACTGGGCGCGGGCATTTTCGCCAACGACACCCTCCCCGAGCAAACTGCAGAGAAACTGCGTGAAGTCCAGGTGAATGCATGAGTTTTCAGGACATCTTCGGACATGAGCCCACCATCACCCGCAGTGCACCGGGCCGGGTCAACCTGCTCGGTGAGCACACCGATTACAACGGCGGCTTTGTGCTGCCCACCGCCATCCCGCAGGAAACCACCGTCAGCCTCTCTGTCAGCGAGGACGGACTGGACCACATCTACAGTGCAGACCTGAATGAAAGACAGGACCTGCCCAGAAACGGTCAGCCGGAAGGTTTTGCCAAGTATGTGCAGGGCAGCGTGCGGGTGCTGGAACAGAAAGCCTCCATCCCTCCCCTGAACATCCACGTTTCCTCCAACGTCCCGATGGGGGCAGGCCTTTCTTCAAGTGCAGCTCTGGAAGTCGCTGTGATTCGTGCAGTGAACGACCTCCTGAAACTCGGGCTCGATGGGGTGGAAATTGCCCTGCTGGCCCAGAAGGCCGAGCACCGTTTCGCAGGTGTGATGTGCGGCATCATGGACCAGATGGCATCCAGTGTGGCAAGCACCCGTGAAATGCTGTTGCTGGACACCCTTACGCTGGAACGCAAACTGATTCCCCTCCCAGAAGGGTACGAGGTGCTGGTGATGGACAGCGGAGCCAAACGCCGTCTGGCCGAAAGTGGATACAACACCCGCCGGGCAGAATGCGAAAAAGCCTGTGAACTTCTGGGCATTGCCAGCCTCAGGGACGCTGAGCTGTCCGATGTGGACCGCCTGCCTGAGCCTCTGAACAAACGGGCGAGACACGTGATCACCGAAAACGCACGGGTGCAGGAAGCCCTGACTGCCACCGCAGAGCGTTTTGGCGAATTGATGAACCAGTCCCACGCCAGCATGCGAGACGACTATGAGGCCTCCCATGAGCAGGTGGATGCGCTTGTGAGTCTGCTGCAACAGCACCAGGACGTGCTGGGTGCCCGCATCACTGGTGCAGGGTGGGGTGGGTGCTGTGTGGCCCTGGTCAAAGCAGGCACCGCCAGACAGGTGTCGGAAGAGGTCCTGAAGGCCTTCAATGAAACTGGTGGCACCGGACGTCTGGTGGTTCCCCAGTAAAGTTCAAACATCCTCTCTTTTTCCCCGAATCGAACAGCAGCGTGAAGGCAAACACGCTGCTGTTCTGCTGTCAGGTCAAATGTGTTCTGGCAGGTCATCTGGGCAGGATGGTGCCAATGGCCGTTGCCACCATTTTTTCCTCCCCATCTTTGAGGGCATAAATGTCGCACTGGCAGACCGCCTGACGTTGACCGTGTGAGATGGCACGTGCGCGGGCAGTCAGCCTGTGTCCAACAGCAGGCTTTAAATAATGAATCTTGAACTCTGAAGTCACCACGATGGATTGCAGGGCTGCCGCACCTGCGAATGCCAGGGCAGTGTCTGCCAGAAAACTGAGCGCTCCGCCATGGGCGGTGCCATACTGCTGGGTGTACTCGTCTTTCATGGGCATGTGAATTTCGGTGTGCTGGGGAGAGCAGTGGGTGATCTCTGCACCCATGTGCACACTGAAGGGTTGCTGGGCCAGAGCACTTCTGGCAATGGACAGAAAATCCATCTCCACCTCCTTAAATTTGAACCTGGTTCAATGATATTCCGGGGACAAATGCTTTGGGTGAAGAAGGGGAAACTTCAGGCCATGTGTTTTTGCAGATTTGCGTTCTGGGAGGCTCTCCCTCTCCCCTGCCGGA
This sequence is a window from Deinococcus cellulosilyticus NBRC 106333 = KACC 11606. Protein-coding genes within it:
- a CDS encoding MBL fold metallo-hydrolase — its product is MTESIQVSPQDSVQPNAQMYFEVAPHVWGLKILFVNVYFVQNPTDHSWVLIDAGMPASAPKIKEVASTLFGPGVKPSAIVMTHGHFDHRGALGDLLKEWEVPVYAHPLEVPYLNGTSSYPPPDPTVGGGMMAWMSFTYPKRPIDISEHLQALPEDGSVPGLPEWRWIHTPGHSPGHVSFFRESDRSLIVGDAFVTTRQESAFSALTYREEISGPPKYFTPDWKQARTSVEALSELHPEVVAAGHGKPMKGPEMQQALSTLAQHFQERAVPKEGRYVRHSAMADESGTTYVPPQQPVPVLKMVGVAALTLAAGISLVRMRRRKAL
- a CDS encoding PaaI family thioesterase, with amino-acid sequence MDFLSIARSALAQQPFSVHMGAEITHCSPQHTEIHMPMKDEYTQQYGTAHGGALSFLADTALAFAGAAALQSIVVTSEFKIHYLKPAVGHRLTARARAISHGQRQAVCQCDIYALKDGEEKMVATAIGTILPR
- the galK gene encoding galactokinase, with translation MSFQDIFGHEPTITRSAPGRVNLLGEHTDYNGGFVLPTAIPQETTVSLSVSEDGLDHIYSADLNERQDLPRNGQPEGFAKYVQGSVRVLEQKASIPPLNIHVSSNVPMGAGLSSSAALEVAVIRAVNDLLKLGLDGVEIALLAQKAEHRFAGVMCGIMDQMASSVASTREMLLLDTLTLERKLIPLPEGYEVLVMDSGAKRRLAESGYNTRRAECEKACELLGIASLRDAELSDVDRLPEPLNKRARHVITENARVQEALTATAERFGELMNQSHASMRDDYEASHEQVDALVSLLQQHQDVLGARITGAGWGGCCVALVKAGTARQVSEEVLKAFNETGGTGRLVVPQ
- the galT gene encoding galactose-1-phosphate uridylyltransferase, which gives rise to MFKKTLTKPDGRTLWLYGRQDFEHAAAVSPSNEPVVANPHMRFHPLRQEWVLYASHRQNRTFMPPPEYNPLAPTRDPENPTELPEGSYDIAVFQNRFPSMALESHNPPALEGTLTEAANGTCEVVVFTQDANTLLSSLTEDHIDLLLQVWADRTTELGKLDNIQYVLPFENKGVEVGVTLHHPHGQIYAYPFIPPIQQKALEASRLYLQEHGQNLGEALVQTELKEKGRLVHEGKHSVSFIPPFARYPYETWIMPKTAAPYLSSLSTEARQDFARTLKDTLYRLDHLFSRPMPYLMTIHQAPTDGQDHPEWPLHIEIYPALRAENRLKFLAGTELGAGIFANDTLPEQTAEKLREVQVNA